aagacagtagacacagtgaagacagtagacacagtaaagacagtgaagacagtagacacagtgaagacagtgaagacagtagacacagtgaggacagtagacacagtaaagacagtgaacacagtaaagacagtagacacagtgaagacagtagacacagtaaagacagtgaagacagtagacacagtgaagacagtagacacagtaaagacagtagacacagtgaagacagtgaacacagtaaagacagtagacacagtgaagacagtagacacagtgaagacagtgaagacagtagacacagtgaagacagtaaagacagtagacacagtgaagacagtgaaaacagtagacacagtagacacagtaaagacagtagacacagtgaagacagtagacacagtaaagacagtaaagacagtagacacagtgaagacagtgaagacagtagacacagtaaagacagtgaacacagtagacacagtgaagacagtagacacagtagacacagtaaagacagtagacacagtgaagacagtgaagacagtgaacacagtaaagacagtaaagacagtagacacagtgaagacagtgaagacagtagacacagtaaagacagtgaagacagtagacacagtgaagacagtaaagacagtagacacagtgaagacagtgaagacagtagacacagtgaagacagtagacacagtaaagacagtgaagacagtagacacagtgaagacagtagacacactaaagacagtgaacacagtagacacagtgaagacagtagacacagtaaagacagtgaagacagtagacacagtgaagacagtgaagacagtagacacagtgaggacagtagacacagtaaagacagtgaacacagtagacacagtgaagacagtaaagacagtagacacagtaaagacagtgaacacaatagacacagtgaagacagtagacacagtaaagacagtgaacacagtagacacagtgaagacagtgaagacagtagacacagtgaagacagtagacacagtagacacagtgaagacagtgaacaCACCGGTCGGCGGTCTGGTTTCCAGATCTTACTCATCTCTCACCAAGCGGCCGGTGGGACAGCAGACAGGCGGCTGGATGGTGACGTCCCGGAGGCCGGAAAAACGCCGGCACCTTTCACACGATGGCAGTTACACCGACCGCTTTCCCGGAGCTCACGTGCACGCTGGGTGGTCCAAGTGTTCGTGGGCGCGAGGTTAACAAACGCTCACGCGTTAGGACGGGGGTTAACCCGACGGCAGGGTAAGTGGGGGTGTCGGGGGTCGCTGCGGCTAATGGAGACCGGAAAAGGCGGCGACTCGAGCCGAGTagggacagacagactgatgtCCTGCAGGTCGCCGGAATCTGAACCGCTTTGGATAACAATTGACCGAGCTTCCTGTCACCACGCCTAGACACGCCCCCCTaagcctctgattggctggatgtGGGTTACGTCATGTCTACGTTGACATAGTGAACGCTAGGGGACTGTGGACTGTTTAAGTTCCGCTCGGTCGGTAAATTAAAACAAGCGAACATAAAACTGACTGCGTGAGGTTACAGACTTCGGAACAGCGAAGAACAGCTTCCTTTTTTGtcgtcatcctgcatctatcacaagaagtactatcataaaagaagaggaggaactggacacggagcacacaggacagtctattaatcaaggtgaGTAACGGAGACAGCAACAGgtaacacagcacaaccagcagagaccggacccccacAGACCTCCACGAGTTTGAGACCGTTTGTTGTGTCACAGAAAACTTGTTTTGTACGGACTAAAgcctagagactagaccagaggtctccaaatccggtcctggatgtttactgattcaaatgagtgactcctgatcagacttcagcagagcttgatgacgagctgatcatttgaatcaggtgtatTAGAGCAGGAAaaatctaaaacctgcaggacagtagcccaccaggaccggagctggagacctctggaccggaccggacccctccaggaccggagctggagacctctggaccggaccggaccccaccaggaccggagctggagacctctggaccggaccggacctCTCCAGgacggagctggagacctctggaccggaccggacccctccaggaccggagctggagacctctggaccggaccagaccgcaccaggaccggagctggagacctctggaccggaccagacccctccagagacgagagactagaccggatccctccagagaccagtTCTGGaagggcctctttaactgaaggtttttttgagctataaacatgtctgtagcagaattaCATCTGTGTATTGTATAAcgacaataaagctactttcctgtatttttttatacttttacttaagtaatatttggACGAAgttacttttacttgtattggagtaatacTTGACAAGAAGTATGTGTACTCATTTAAGATCCCAAGTCAGAAAGTTGAGACATTATGGAAATTGTAAATTATTGGTATGAATTTTTGTTAGGCTTATTCATGTATAAATGATTAAAGTTTAGTTAAGATTATATTGTCAATACAtattaattcaattaaaattatAGTCATGTATAGATTTTCTTAACAGTATTATGCTGTCATGCAGCAATTTAAATTGAACAACTGATATGTTTCTAACAGACTTTTTAAACATTGCAGCTTCCAACTAGTGTTGAGATTTGCACAGCATGGCGGAAGGATTCGTTATTCTGTCCTTGTGGTCTACATTGGATGAGTTGTGATCGGGGAGGGATATTGCCTGCTGAAAAAGATGTAGCTCAACTGCTGCACGAGCAAGTAATGTAGAGGGATGGGCcaattgtatttttgtatttttctgttctcCGGTCAGAAAAATTGTCAAACATAATGGATGGCACTGCTTACTCTCCTACTTCTTCCCCTTGATTTAAACTAACGTCTACTTATTGCCAGTTTTATTGGGCACAGATTCTGGTTAAAAGAAAATTAGCTGTTAATTGTCATTGaattcattaaacatttcagaagtAATGAGAGTActtgataatgaaaacagagtaaaaataGATAGGAATATTTGGAAAATTactatttcagatttatttacatttctcttAAGAACATAAAGATGCTACAGCATTTTTCTCTAATCATTAACAGTGTGACACAATAAATAGTGTGTAGAATACATACATGTGTGTACAAGTGCACTATGGTTAATTCATAAACTCCTAGGTTACTGCAGTTCATTAAGAGTGCAGTGGATGTTGCCAAACGGAATATATCTGGTCATTGCGTCAGTAGAGGAAAAGGATCCTGCTCACTGTAGGTgttaaaaaatgtcttttgagTTGCTAAAACCTTCTTAGGCTACATCGCAATCATTGTCTTCACATGGAGAGGAAAGTGTCCATTGAATAGCTAATGATGTAgtgagtacaaaaaaaaaaactttagttaCATTCACAGTAAGGTATTGTTTTCAAGCCTGTTCTGTTTTCAGACTTGAGTGCAgtgttgttcatttttatttattttatttatttatttattttattttatttacccccccccccacagtcaGATTTGGGTCAGAAATCAAGATGAGTGCAGTTTCCTGTCATGTTTAAAATGGGGTTACATATCCAATTTGCACAAATTCTGAAGTTCTGTATGTGTGCCGACTCCAGGTAGGTGTTGAACCTCAGACGGGAGCAGCTGTCTTCTGTGAAGGGGAGTTGGACTGTCCTACTTTACCAGGTGAAGTTGGTGAGGAGGGCTGCGGTGTTTCTGTTCTATCACTGATCacctcctcagcttcctcctccctctgctgtaCAGAGGAGAGGTACTGCTCAAGCAGGCTGCAGTCTGCACTGTCCACACCGTCGCTGCCACTGGCAAAGCCACTACGAATGGGGCTGAGCGCTCGCACCGTCTTCAGAGAATCTTCTGTCCCACTGCTCAGGAAGCTGTCCTCCTGTGCTGCTGGCTGGTCGCTTGTCGACTGGAAGCCAGAGTCTGGGAAGGACACATCTGTGGTAGGTGGGTTGGTTGTGCTAGAGGCAACAGGTGGGGCAGCCTTACATTGCCCAGGAGACGAGTTTTGAGGGATGGCGACAACTTGAGCATTGTTAGCCAGCTGCCGCTCCACAGACTCCTTCCAATGCTGCATAGACTGGAGCTACATATAAACAAACAATGATCATTCAAAACTAATGAGGCAGCCATATGGATCACATTCATCTAAGGACAccacaaaacatcaacattatgtgacgtagtagtagtagtagtagtgaaTGTGGGCTAAATATAAGTAACTGACCTCTTTCCACAGAAACTTCACGGCCTCCTCCTGAACCATCCTTTGTAACCTCTCTTCTTCAAACTGTTTCTGCACACTGGAAACACATCAGTTTTacctttttaataaattaagttttaatttcatatttatacaTCTGCAATCATATGTGAAAGCACAATCACTGTtgtaacacaaataaaaatgacaaaaaaaaaccaaaaacaaaaaaacactcagtaTTACGAAAAACTTTATTACTACCTGTCCAGCTtctcagacaggaagagaaTATGGTCTTGCATTCTGCGCAGGCGGATTTCACTGCGCACCTCTCTGGCCATGGGGTTGAAGCAGCGAGTGTACTGCCCCCTCCACCAGGACTGTATTCTAACTGCAGCCTTGTCTGCTTCCATCAAACCTGTGTTACTGGCACATATGCCAAAATCTTCCTGCTTGGGGGCTTCTTTCATCTCTGCTTTTCCAAAAGCAAAGGATGTTTCCAAATCATTTTGTGGTGTGTTGACTTTAATCCCTGGAGAGACAACATGTGCGGCTCCACCAGAAATAACCTCTTCAAGAGTCCGACTTTCCTGCCTATGCACTGGTGAAGTTTGATGTTTACTGGTTGAGTAgtgttttttgggttttgctGGCTGCTTCAGGGCCAGAGAGTCAGGCTCaaatgtctctgtctcctcctcactgtcagACTGGATTGTTTGTGGCTCCAGATCAGATGTGAGGGGTAGAAAGGTGGATTCTGTGGAAAGCATGCTTCCATTGAgtttttcctcatctgtctgAACATCTTCCAAATAGATGTGGTCCTCTCTGAGCCTTGGGCTGCGAACCACTGGCAATGGTGTTTGGGAAGAATCACAGCTCACCCAAGTATTGAACTGAACAACTGGCTCTGTCAGTTAAAGAAAGAtagcaatataaaaaaaatttaaaataaggaAAGAACATCCACAAAGGCTGGATTTCTGGACAGAAATATGGTATAGAGCCAAAGTTCTTTTACCTGTCTCCTGGACTGATGGAACTGCTGTTGGTCCTGgtgcaatgtttgttttcttcacctCTCTGGCTCCCTCCTGTGGAGTGGCATTTGGAGGACTGTGCTTCTCCACATCAAGTTGGGTTGGACGAGGAGGACTAGGACAGCTGCTGCAAGTCTCCTCTAACAACTGCCTTTGATGAAACCTGAGGGAAACAAAGTAACAATATAAATACAAGGTCattcatataaatatttatcCATCAATGAGCATATACTGTTGGTAAAAAGGCTCTTAGTTAGATCAGATTTCTACCTCTGCTTACTGAGAATCTTCTCCAGCTTAGCATCTTCTGCCGTCTCCAAAGCCGGTGATGAAGTCAGAGGGCAAACAGTGGTGAGGTACTGAACCAACTGTACATGCTGACCTGGTCGATATGAACGTCCTTTACCTTGACTGTACAGCCATTCTGCTTTCAGACTGAAATTGTgatgaataaacacaataaatgacAGATTCATTAAGAGATGAGAATCCTATTGCTATGTTGAGcctgaaaagaaaactgttaGAAGGGTATAAAAGAACACACCCTTCTTTTTGTGAGACTACGTAGCCATCCAGGACCTTCAGGCTCAGGCACCAACTCATGATATAAGGACGATAGTCAAATCCTGGCAGTGAGGGTGTTGCCATAACACAAGGGTTGCTCATTATTGACAGTTGTTCCAGTTCATGGAGATGTGCCAGGTATGACACCTATGGAGCAATTGGAATAAAAGTTGGGAAtaccaaagaaaaagaaacagaaattagTCAATGACAATATATTTTACGTGGAGATCAGTATTGCTGGATTGAAGTTTAAGAAGATAATTACTTCATTGAGATCCCTTATCTCATTTTCTGCCAGGGAGAGAATTGATAAATGGGGAGGCAGATGAGCAGGAACGCTACGAAGTGTTGTTATGCTGTTTCCATGGAGTAAAAGTGTCTGAAAATTTGACAGAAAGTGAATTACTGAATTAGAACAGTGCTATAAGTTTAtatcattgatttgttttggattgCTTTTGACATAGTAGACACTAACCTTTAATGCTATGAGTTTAGCCAGATCACCAATGGTAGATATGCTGTTGTCAGACAGATCCAGGTGTTGAAGAGAAACACAGTTGCCGATTTGCTCAATGACCTGTGCAAGAATGTACACTTGgttaaaaatacaacacatttgTATTGTTGCTGAAACTAATCATTGTATTGATATTTTGTTGAAGATATTTGGGATGGGTGAGAATCACTCTTACCCATACCTTAATATTATTTCCAGACAAGTTGAGCCATTTGAGGTGAGGCAGATCTCTTAACCCCTCAATGTAGCCAATGCTGTTATTGGGAAGATTGAGAACTCTCAATTCTGTAAGTCGAGACACACCCATCATTCTCACCAGACGGTTGCTGGCTACAgagagctgaagagaaaaagattaAGACTTAGAGCACATTATTAAATATACAAATTATATATAGCATTCAGAGGCAGAGTCACTATTACCTATGCTATAATTTAGCAAATTGAGCAGGTGAAAAGTgagtaaaagaggaaaaacagtgaTGACTACCTGCTGAAGGCCTGGGCTCCTTTCCAGGTGGTCCAGTTTCATGATGTGGTTACGGTCCAGGATGAGAGTGTGAGTGTCTTCAGAGCAGGTGAAACTGGGATCCAGCTTTTGGATACTCCGGGCCGAAAGATCCAGCACAGGTcctgagaagagagaggaaggagaagattAAACAGGCTGGAAAACCACAACAACTCTAAGTTTGGTCATAACACATGTGACTAAGCGTACAAACACTCAAGAGCTTTAAACGCAGGGGTGGGAGAGACGCATCAAAATATACACATCTatcaaacaacaaatgaaatacacTATGGTGTAATTATATCTGGCGACACTATTACTTCTGAAGATATGAAATCTGACTTTCCTACAACCAAAAATGGCAGACAAAGTCAACACAATGTGCAGACCATACCATAAAATGAGTTATCCGATGTTTAATATTTGTGAAACATTACAGGActgtcagtctgtcacaggATGCTTTGATCTGCTAACGGCAGCTCGCTAATGGCAGCACCGGTGATGCACgctagctaatgttagctactGATAAAAGGTTCACAATATCTAAGACTAAATTAACGTAGATAATTGCTCTCTGTGACAAAAAATAACCGGGGGGTCACTTGCCAGCATTTGTATCAAACTGTAAATCTGATACACCCATCCTGTTTTCCCCGACAAAACACCCAGCGTTAACGCTGTTAGCCGCAGTCTGTGGAGACCGGAAGTGACAAGTCACTTGTCAACTGGCTTTGCCCGATAGatttgtgggaaatgtagtctaTATAAAGTGTCACATTCGTTACGATGCGGTCTCTTTGTGGTACAAAAAGACTACAACTGCCGTCGTTTCCGATGGCGCGCTTGTGTTGCTGAAACCCGCCAGAGGTTTGATCAAAAACCCCGACAACAAAACGGCAAACAGGTGGTgtttgatatttctgttttgttcagtAAGACTGcttctctaaataaaaaatgtgtcatACATGTTAATTTGTTTGCTTAGCAACCTTCAGACTACCACCTCATGTTAAAATGAGTCAAGTATCAACTTGgtgaaaaattattattaaaaatttatTTCTATATGCAGGTAATAATTGAAGGACTAAAACTAAGTGTTGACTCGCCACAAATATTCCCCTTTTATTCGTTTATATAAATTCATTTGAAGTCTCCTAGTTGTGTTTCCGTTTCCGTCATCTTCCTTTCCGGTTTTGTGCCCTCTCGTAGCCATCATGAAGTGAGTAAACGGAGAACTATCAAACGCCATCTAActctaaaataaacattttaccGGTGATACCCACATCGAGTTTGTATTTATATACGTTTCTATCAATGATGCCTGATATTTGTCCATTTCAGGGTCGAGTTGTGCAGTTTCAGCGGGTATAAAATTTACCCCGGCCATGGCCGCCGATACGCCAGGATAGACGGAAAGGTAACTCCAGCGTCCGAGAGCGGCTTGTGTGAGCTGTGTCCGCAGACATAAAGCGGTTCACAGTTGGCCCCATTAAATCCACCTTCCCGTCTTTTACGTGTCCTCAGGTTTGTCTGTAACATTAGTACAGTGACAACAGTCAGCGGAGAGGCCTGGTCGGCTCAGCTGGCTCCTCTGTAACCTGCTAATGTTAGCTGACAGCCTGGGTGAAGCATTCAGTGTTTACGTTTTAATTAGAGACACATCAGCTTTTTAACATTTGTCCTCAACTCGGAAGCTTGACAATGAGCCAAGTTATGAGACAATAGGGATTTTAGTCTCTTGGCTCTTAAAGTGAGAGCGAAGTTGGGACAGTCCTCACTCATTTAGCATGGTAACCATTTTGCTTATATTGCTTTCCATGTGTAAGTtacattattttattgtgttgcaTGTAAGAGCTGCAGTAATTGGGTCTTTACAATGTCTTTTCAAGTAGTATTCAAGAGTGCTTCAACATGCATTAACTGATTTTGTATACAAATTGCAGATGTCACAAAATCATCAGAATGCTCATTAGGCTGAATTCCCAATTGCCTCCTTCACtagatgaagatgaagtgttGAGGGAAATGAGTGAGCAAGGCAATTGTTTTTGAATGTTAATGTGTAGTAAGTAAGAGGTAACTGAGTTTCGTTTTCTGTCTTCGTTAGGTGTTCCAGTTTTTGAACGCCAAATGCGAGTCTGCTTTCCTGGCCAAGAGGAACCCCAGACAGATCAACTGGACTGTGCTCTACAGACGCAAGCACAAGAAAGGCCAGTCTGTAAGTAACTGTGTGTGAGTCAATGAGGTGTCTgcgtttataaaaaaaaaaaaaaaatgtacatgctATCTGGTACTGCTGAGGTAGCGGTCAGTATCATCATCTTGACTAGCATTTGTTGGTAGTGAGATCAGCGCtggttttgatgtttgattGTTGACTCGATGTATGATCCTTTCTTGTTATATGCTGTTGTACTTGTATTAAGagatgaaaatgtgtaaatgttgcCTGGATATCATCATGGTGGATAACTTTCACAGattgtgtggttttgtgaaaCCGTACTTTAGCGCAGATTATAAAACACGTGCTATCACAGGTTCCTCCTGGGTTACACATTTCAGTTTGGCTGCAGGTGAATGGTGTGcacagtgttggtctgtgttaTGTGCTGTTGCTGGATTGTGTTTTGCAGTCTTGGTAGCAATGCTCACTCCACACCTGTAGCCATAGAACAACTGGAGATCATAGTACTGGCCCTTGACGTTCTTTTTTTCAGACCTCTCACCATCGGCCAGCCTCCAAATTCTCCAACATTTTACCTATTACACTTAACAGGATTATCTTCAGACAGGCTCCTTTACAGTGACCAGCAGTtaatggtgatttattttttaagctcATGTTAGAATTAAGTTTGTTCCTGAAAAGCATCTTAGATGTTGCCATGATATATCACATGGTTTAAGTCTATGTGGCACCTGTTAAGGAGCTCACAAAGATAATAGGCAATGTCTATCATTTACTATTTAAGTGTGAGGTATTAGAAATCACAAACTGGTGATGATTCAGAACTTTGTCCATACTCCTGATTGTTGTTACTGTGCTAAAGGAGTGGATTTGCTTCTTTTaagtttcatttggaaaaaaatgtttttgttttttttttaagtttacaTTCTCAATACAGTACATATCTCCTTTAAAGTTTCATTGAAGAGGGTTGTGTGGTCCCCTCATTAATCAGGAAACAGTTTCTAATACCTACAGTGATGACAGGAGGCTTGAAGCAGACATTTTCACTAGACTGAAGTTGTGGGATGGACCTGGTCCTGTCTTTAGGGCAGGGTTGGACATGTTGCCTGTTTTCTGTGAACTAAATTTAATTGGGCTACAAACTCATCCCCACATCATGTATTTTAACAGGAAGAGGTGACAAAGAAGCGCACCCGCCGCGCAGTCAAATTTCAGAGGGCCATCACTGGGGCCTCCTTGGCTGAGATCATGGCCAAGAGGAACCAGAAGCCCGAGGTCCGCAAGGCCCAGAGGGAGCAGGCCATCAGGTATGACAGCAGCTTTACAAATATTACCTGATGTAGAGTTTTTCTGAGTATTTAGTTTAATTTCttggatgaaaacacaaaatttttCAAGTCCTCAGATAATTTACTGTTTAATTTTGTGATAGCTCAAAGGAAATTTTACACACTTGTATTGTTTCTTGTTATTCTCACAGAGCTGCCAAGGAGGCCAAGAAGGCAAAGCAGGCAGCCAAGAAGCCTGCTGCCCCAAGTGCAAAGGTACGCTCTCCTGTTGCATTTTCAGGGGTTAAATAAGGGCTTTATGCTGGTTAGCAAGCGCTACACCATTTGACCTGGTTCAAAAAGGCTTAACTGCACATTGACAAAGTAATTTGCCATTTGTAAGGATCACTAGATTATTAGATGCTTGAGCAGTTTTTAATGGTAAATGTActttctgttcctttttgtAGGCTGCAGCCAAGACTGCACAGAAAACCAAGATTGCCAAGCCCATGAAAGTCAGCGCACCCCGTGTCGGTGGAAAACGCTAAACCTGTTTCATCCTTTCTGGTTGTGAATAAAATTGTGGTTAACCATAGTTTGTGTGGTTTCTGATTTGAA
This portion of the Echeneis naucrates chromosome 21, fEcheNa1.1, whole genome shotgun sequence genome encodes:
- the cep97 gene encoding centrosomal protein of 97 kDa; protein product: MGVSDLQFDTNAGPVLDLSARSIQKLDPSFTCSEDTHTLILDRNHIMKLDHLERSPGLQQLSVASNRLVRMMGVSRLTELRVLNLPNNSIGYIEGLRDLPHLKWLNLSGNNIKVIEQIGNCVSLQHLDLSDNSISTIGDLAKLIALKTLLLHGNSITTLRSVPAHLPPHLSILSLAENEIRDLNEVSYLAHLHELEQLSIMSNPCVMATPSLPGFDYRPYIMSWCLSLKVLDGYVVSQKEGLKAEWLYSQGKGRSYRPGQHVQLVQYLTTVCPLTSSPALETAEDAKLEKILSKQRFHQRQLLEETCSSCPSPPRPTQLDVEKHSPPNATPQEGAREVKKTNIAPGPTAVPSVQETEPVVQFNTWVSCDSSQTPLPVVRSPRLREDHIYLEDVQTDEEKLNGSMLSTESTFLPLTSDLEPQTIQSDSEEETETFEPDSLALKQPAKPKKHYSTSKHQTSPVHRQESRTLEEVISGGAAHVVSPGIKVNTPQNDLETSFAFGKAEMKEAPKQEDFGICASNTGLMEADKAAVRIQSWWRGQYTRCFNPMAREVRSEIRLRRMQDHILFLSEKLDSVQKQFEEERLQRMVQEEAVKFLWKELQSMQHWKESVERQLANNAQVVAIPQNSSPGQCKAAPPVASSTTNPPTTDVSFPDSGFQSTSDQPAAQEDSFLSSGTEDSLKTVRALSPIRSGFASGSDGVDSADCSLLEQYLSSVQQREEEAEEVISDRTETPQPSSPTSPGKVGQSNSPSQKTAAPV
- the rpl24 gene encoding large ribosomal subunit protein eL24, producing the protein MKVELCSFSGYKIYPGHGRRYARIDGKVFQFLNAKCESAFLAKRNPRQINWTVLYRRKHKKGQSEEVTKKRTRRAVKFQRAITGASLAEIMAKRNQKPEVRKAQREQAIRAAKEAKKAKQAAKKPAAPSAKAAAKTAQKTKIAKPMKVSAPRVGGKR